The genomic region TTTAGGCGCTTTTGGGCAAAACGGGACAGGGTAATTCTCAAACCGGCACATCGACCGACtcaatttacttttacaacaatggTCAGGAAAGACGGGTcgtgggtcaaaatgggttgagtTGGGTTGTTTTAACCTACAAAAACTTTTATGCCCATTTTTTTCATTGGAAATATATAATTAACGGGTTACTTATCATTGAATAAAGCAATTTTATTTCTGCAATGTTGCTACATATCAGAATCCATTAGGTAAACTTCTAACCCGTTCAACCAACAATTATTTTccttgtttttaaataaaaaatagaGAAAACAAAATTATTTTATTCATTTAACCCATTAGTGATTACCATTAATGAGTAAAATGGGTCAAAGTTTACCTTATTTTCAGCTAACTCGAAGTTCCTTCACCGCAATCTAATAGTAAACTACCTTTATCAAAAAGATTGACGAAGATAGAACTAACATTACGATACTTTGACGGTTGAGATGAACCGGTTCCTAAAAGAAAAATCTCAACCTCCTCTCCACTAATATTCTCCAAACAACTTGGAACAACGTTTTGATTTAACCAAGGTTCTTCGatcatattattattgttattgttattgttattgttattgttattgttattgtcacCTTCAACAAATGTTATACCTTCCCCTGCTTCTTCTTCCCCGTCCCAAAGGCGAGCGACTTGTCGGGCAACATCTGATATTTTCGGAATCTCTTCGAGTAGGTCATCGATGAGGTCAATGGGCCCCGCTTTGGGAGGTATATGATTAAAAACAAACAATCGGTCTGTCCACCTGGTGGAAGTCGCACGAAACAACCGAAATGGTGGAAGGTTGAACTATTGATGCTGCAAacggtattatgaatatcattatgacTATACAACTCTTAAGAGAAACATCAATAACCATATAACGTCCAATAATCACAAACTACATATTGCTAACTATAACCATTTAACATAGTAGGACACAACAATAGCATTCGACAACAACATGCTAAAACACTAAAGCAACAAAATATATTACCGTAGAGGGAAACACAAATTGGATAATAACAGCCAGTTGTCAAACAAAAAAACACCATCATATCATATATAAACACCATCATAGAATCATTAATCAGACTCAACACAATGCAATAGAACTTCTAAATAATAGTGCAACATACATTAAGAACATGAAAAAACCTTCAAATTAACGATTAATACTTGAGAAGGTCCATAGTATGAAAGCCATCAACCTGATAACAAATCAATCAATTTGAAAATCACACCAAAAGAACATCTAACATCAGTTATAAGGTTTCAAAATTAAAGGTGAAAAGTTAAAAGTTATAAAACAAAAATGGAACATTTTAACTACATAGTACCAGTTAAGTTGCAGCCAATGATAGTATCACCAAGAGCATGAATATGAAATCCATAAGCACCTTTTTTCTGCAATTATCACACCAGTTAAAGTAACTAACTTTTAGTTATACAAATTATTCTAAATTTATAAATATGAATAAATAAAAACACACCATATACAATTAGAAGAAAAATACCCTCTGATTGTTGCAAAAAGCCAGAGATCCTTTGACGAAACCATACCTTCAGGTAAAATTGAAATCGCAAGGACGAACGTGTGATATGAATGAAGCAACCAGAAACTGTAACAAACgcaaaataaaccctaattagcgTAAATTGAATACTAATAGTCAGAAAATAAGTCACATAACGATCAAAGCAATAAACGGGATAAACAAAACCTGCAAATACGATACGATGCCCAAACGGAAATATTTGGGCTGGCGACGTCCTCTTCGTCGAAATCCCTGCCACTTCACAAAAACCCAATCTTCTAAGAATTAGAATCCTAATTGGATGATACGATGATGAAAGAACCCTAATCGTCTTTATGATTTCGCCTAACGATGGTAGTAATGAACATGTCTATTACATGGAATATGTTTCAAATCGCTTGTATAAACACAAAAAGGGTGATTAAGACGATCATGAGATAATCATTTGATTCGGTTTTGATTTGGTATAATCGATTAGAAAATCTGCCGTTGACGGAACCAATCGGCAGTGGGTTTTTGAAGTTTTGATTTTGAAAAAATGAAATGGATGTGAGATTGTTTGGTTTGGGTACAGAGATTGAGATAGATATTGACACGTGTCGTTTTCATGAGGACCTACGGGTGGATTAAATTGACCAGTAATATGCTGACACGTGAAAGATGAGACAGAGAGTGAATGGTTGGGTGCCATGTGACAGTAGACCACATGGTTTGTAAGGGGTAGAGAAGATTGTAcataaacatataaacataaataataaaaataaaaataaataaaaaatgaacaCTACGTGTCATTTTCATTTTCATGAGGACCTACGGGTGGATTAAATTAACCAGTAATATGCTTGACACGTGGAAGATGAGAGAGAGGGTGGATGGCTGGGTGTCATGTGGCAGTAGACCACATGGTTTGTAAGGGGTAGAGATTTTCATATATCATAGTAAGTTAAATAACTACATAACATCGTTGAATTTCAGCTTCACATGTACCTTCATTCATAGTTTATTCAAAAAATATGTTCAATTTAATATTAAATCATGTTTTAGTCCCGCGGAAGCGCTAGTTAtaaactagttaataataataataatataataataataataacacgtaCCAAACACTTCAAACTTTTTGAGCCAAAGATATACAGACACCAAGACCCATTTCGTATGCAAGTACCACATGTGTTTTTATTTAGTCCATGAAAAACGTAAAAAGTTCAATCCTTGAAGCTGATATGGTTGGATGTCACCTATGATTACACCATAAGTCCTGAAAAAGCTATGATATACATAAGTAAAAAATGTATTACACATCAAAATTCACCCAACTTAAAACACAGGTGTATATAGAACACATCAAAATAATTTATCCGCAAATGCTACCTACCTAGTGTATAGAACAAACTAGTGTGAACCAATTAAGGCTAAACAACTTCATAAACACCTCTAACTTTTACCCCCTCTAAATAATTTATCCGCAAATGCTACCTACCTAGTGTATTCACGCATCATCATTCCTTGTTGTAAAGAATATATAAGGTGTTTCATGTATCAAAATTTAATCCGTAGTAAGATACTTGTGAACTAACATTCTGATACTAacaaaaaggttgttacatcacatAAAAGAACCAAAACAACAACTATTACTACTACTGCTTAGCAGTAACAACAGCTAACTGATATAATCTAAAACATTAACCATCTCCTTATAACATAACTTACAAAGACCACTAAAACCTATGCATATGATACATTAGCTTACAAGTCTAACATACATAGAGATTACCATCATTGTATTAATAACATAATTAGAACACATATTAATAAGATGCATACAGGATTACCACTAATCAGTTTAACTAATTACATGTTTGGATCATCCATTGAGGGTCATGTCGTCAATAGTGTTTGTTTGTTGAGTAATTGAAATTGATATGTAAACCATTTGTGATTCTTATGAACCAATATTATTTATGTAGAATAaccaataatagtaatactaatatccaACTCATGCGGAGGAGGAGGAGGGTCTGCAACATTCAATACTGAAATCTCGAAAAATTTTAGTGTATAGGGTTGATAGTAATTGATTAGTGTATAAACTTCTTCTTCAAATTAATAAATTAATCCCAATTGAATTGATTGAAGAAGGTTTAAGAATTTATTACTCTGTACTTTTTTATTATTAACAACTTGATTTATTGATTGTATCAGAAAACATGCAGCAGGATAAGGATAAGCAAATAGCGACCGAGACTACTACTGACGCTCAACCCATCAATTCATTTCAACCACTCTTCCTAAGCGGTACGTACTTGCATACttatttttctctcttctctcttctTCTTCAATTAATGAATTAATCCCATTTGTTAAATATTTTCCTATTAATAACAACTTGACACTTGATTGATTGTAGCCACAGAAAAGAATAATTGGGATCCTGAGTTATTAAAAGTGTCATACAACGATCTGTATGAAACCCTATCTGATGAAAAACAGTGAGTTTACTATTCTACAATATAATCTACTATTTTCGTACTTTTTTATGCTTACTACTTACTATTTTAATTacattacatatacatacatataacccAACCCACCCTCCCTCCCTCCCTGCCTACCTACCTAATTTTATTATCCTTTCGAATTGATGTTTTGCAGACGACTATGGCTAAAAGCACATTTCATTTTAAGAAGAAAGTGAGTATTCTTTTTACTACTACTACTAGTACTAGTACTAGTACTAgtactagtactattattattattattattattattattattattattattattattattattattatttccaagttttttttttttatcaaattccaCTTTTTCTTATATATTCTCGATCATACTTTTTTGTTCATCGTAGGGGATCCGCCTACATGTTTCTAGATGAACTTTTTTTTGAAAGTGATGAGAATGAAAAACTTAAGCTTGAaaatcaagaagaagaagaagaaagtgatgatgaaaaaaTTGGAAGTCATagggaagaaaaagaagaagaaaaagaagaaggtgatggtggtgatgatggtgatgatggtaatagtgatgatgatgatgatgatgatgatgatgatgttgatgatgatgatgattatgatgatgaagaagatgattatgatgatgaagaaaaagaagtaGAAGAATATATCAATGCCGTGAATATTGTTTGTTCGGACGGGATAGTCATTGACGCCTTCCTCTTTGTAACAGAGTCTAGAAAAATCCTAGGTTTGTACGCACTCCATCTTCCATTCTTAACTGTCGAAAGCAATAGCGAAATCATTAAGAAGGTTGAATTCTTCTGTAAGGAGCGTTTGCACATCAAGCATGATTATGCCCATGATCAAATCCTTCTTCAACATAAGTTGAATGAGTTCAACTCCATATTTCACCAACTCTATCGGGCTGATGCTCTTCATCTTATTATTGTACGCCtccctttttttcttttctttttcttctttcgtGCATGTTAGTAGTTCTATTGTATtcttatttatttatcatttttcttaaaagaaaaataaattaatttgtctgtgttattattgttgtttcaGGCTGCTTTCGAGTTGAATATAATAAGCCTCATGGACTTGATGATGGAAGAGGTTCGTCACACAATCTCCAAAATGACTACCGATGAGGTTTACAATATTCTATCCGTGAATTTGACACACTATATTCCTAAAAAATTTGAATGGATGAAGCAGTTTCTCAATGAACGTGGGAACTTTTGAAGCCCTTACATTAACAAGAGGGTACGGTACCCTACGGCTTATTGTTATTGCCTTTATCCTTGTTATTTGTTGATGATAGATTATCACTAACTAATTCCCTATTTAATATCGTTATCGTTTGTTTTTTATTTATTGCAACCGGCACAAGCTTAACTTTTAATAATATCATTTGTCTTGTCTTTATTTATCGTTTGACTTAGGGTCAGTAATCATTCTGTTGGTAGGTGGTAGGAGTTACAAGAAGGAGAATCGTACCCGCCCCTTATCTATTATGAGAACAATGTCATATCATATCTGGTTGCCCATTATGTACAAATGGTG from Rutidosis leptorrhynchoides isolate AG116_Rl617_1_P2 chromosome 9, CSIRO_AGI_Rlap_v1, whole genome shotgun sequence harbors:
- the LOC139867084 gene encoding uncharacterized protein isoform X2, which gives rise to MSNTSEWGKIDLNCAADFGRLIDCSRKRKIWLGPKDKQTAAAAAAIDDDSEKPTPNKIPRRENMQQDKDKQIATETTTDAQPINSFQPLFLSATEKNNWDPELLKVSYNDLYETLSDEKQLLSS
- the LOC139867084 gene encoding uncharacterized protein isoform X1; translated protein: MSNTSEWGKIDLNCAADFGRLIDCSRKRKIWLGPKDKQTAAAAAAIDDDSEKPTPNKIPRRENMQQDKDKQIATETTTDAQPINSFQPLFLSATEKNNWDPELLKVSYNDLYETLSDEKQRLWLKAHFILRRKLLSS